A genome region from Thermomicrobiales bacterium includes the following:
- a CDS encoding macro domain-containing protein, translating into MPETIDTHQARFGRMRIVTTLGETVDQPVQAVIYPANSRGVMGTGAISAVRSSAGLDVEREAMSAAPIEPGAAIVTSSGRLADRGIEAIIHAVVAEQLGQRIERSTMRRGIASALRLADEHRFRSVALPLMGIGADESVEARTQMIEALVDESVAHARRSTTRIEQLIITARFEDDLPLVAETLTRMREHRWTGQE; encoded by the coding sequence ATGCCTGAAACAATCGATACGCACCAGGCCCGTTTTGGCCGGATGCGCATTGTCACAACGCTTGGAGAAACCGTCGATCAGCCCGTTCAGGCAGTGATCTACCCGGCCAATAGCCGGGGAGTCATGGGCACCGGAGCGATAAGCGCAGTTCGGTCGAGCGCCGGGCTGGACGTCGAACGGGAAGCAATGTCAGCAGCGCCCATCGAACCCGGAGCCGCGATCGTCACCTCGTCAGGACGTCTGGCCGACCGCGGTATCGAAGCCATCATTCACGCGGTCGTGGCCGAGCAGCTCGGTCAGCGGATCGAGCGGTCCACGATGCGCCGCGGCATCGCGAGCGCATTGCGTCTTGCCGACGAGCACCGTTTTCGCAGTGTCGCGCTCCCGCTCATGGGTATCGGCGCCGACGAGAGCGTGGAAGCACGCACGCAAATGATCGAAGCACTTGTCGACGAATCCGTGGCGCACGCCCGCCGCTCCACGACGCGCATCGAACAACTCATCATCACGGCCCGGTTCGAAGACGATCTTCCACTCGTCGCCGAGACGCTGACGCGCATGCGCGAACATCGCTGGACCGGACAAGAATGA
- a CDS encoding alpha/beta hydrolase: MTDNTPENDAIESSSWAAPPRSERSSPLSRLLGGRGGPRWMRPQPKIVPDDFRYRLDAMLIPQSTTDRALGEVQRVNDWVGAWSRAAQRFLSESRREESQGDWMRAAAARRNASMCYHVANLLSDDDPRTIRTLRASSVQAFSQSIPKLIFETRRLTLPWRTRELQAYLCKPEDAERPMPLVCLLNGATTTKEELLLWTARLRDAGFAVLTLDWPGTGEAAGNLKLSSHCDDITDGIYALAKHDRDLDEECIALLGVSIGSSVALRAAALDRRIGAVIAVSPPFEPRFWAANVPPVAARHLVALAGQAASLPYALQDFGVSDVLHRIKCPVLVVGAAQDRLIPSTEAMHVAASLGDLATLIWYEQSGHCAYDQIDDWMEVASQWLFGAFGFEEEPDPTPVVAPMPAAAPPESTQVEPPFAMTPRDQLGPAPLSPSAAGSNEPQDVVISVDPAAISRSDAPEPPRPADSEEDDDTD; this comes from the coding sequence ATGACCGACAACACCCCCGAAAACGACGCGATCGAATCGAGCTCCTGGGCGGCACCGCCTCGGTCAGAGCGTTCCTCGCCGTTGAGTCGCCTGCTTGGCGGACGCGGCGGCCCGCGTTGGATGCGGCCACAGCCGAAAATCGTGCCAGACGACTTTCGCTATCGGCTCGATGCTATGCTCATCCCGCAGTCGACCACCGACCGGGCCCTCGGCGAAGTGCAGCGAGTCAACGATTGGGTAGGGGCATGGAGCCGGGCGGCGCAGCGATTCCTCTCGGAGTCTCGCCGCGAAGAATCGCAGGGTGACTGGATGCGCGCCGCTGCGGCCAGGCGCAACGCGTCGATGTGCTACCACGTTGCCAACCTGCTCAGCGACGACGATCCGCGCACCATCCGCACCTTGCGCGCTTCGTCGGTGCAAGCGTTTTCGCAGTCGATTCCCAAGCTCATCTTCGAGACCCGGCGACTCACGCTTCCCTGGCGTACCCGGGAACTTCAGGCCTATCTCTGCAAACCGGAAGATGCCGAGCGCCCAATGCCGCTCGTTTGCTTGTTGAACGGCGCGACCACCACCAAAGAGGAACTCCTGCTCTGGACCGCCCGCCTGCGCGACGCTGGATTCGCGGTGCTCACGCTCGACTGGCCGGGCACCGGGGAAGCTGCGGGGAACCTGAAACTCTCGAGCCATTGCGACGATATCACCGACGGTATCTATGCGCTGGCCAAACACGACCGCGATCTGGATGAAGAGTGCATCGCGCTGTTGGGCGTGAGTATCGGCAGCTCGGTCGCCTTGCGCGCCGCCGCGCTCGACCGGCGCATAGGCGCAGTCATCGCCGTTTCGCCGCCGTTTGAACCGCGATTCTGGGCCGCAAATGTGCCACCCGTCGCCGCGCGCCACCTGGTCGCTCTGGCAGGGCAGGCAGCCTCGCTGCCCTACGCCTTGCAGGATTTCGGTGTCTCCGACGTGCTGCACCGTATCAAGTGCCCTGTCCTGGTCGTCGGCGCGGCCCAGGATCGCCTGATCCCCTCGACCGAGGCCATGCACGTTGCGGCCAGTCTGGGAGACCTCGCCACCCTCATCTGGTACGAGCAGTCCGGCCATTGCGCCTACGATCAGATCGATGACTGGATGGAGGTGGCTTCGCAATGGCTCTTCGGCGCGTTTGGCTTCGAAGAGGAGCCTGATCCCACTCCTGTGGTTGCTCCAATGCCGGCAGCCGCACCGCCCGAGTCCACCCAGGTGGAGCCTCCCTTCGCCATGACTCCGCGCGACCAGCTCGGACCAGCCCCCTTGTCCCCTTCGGCAGCCGGCAGCAATGAACCTCAAGACGTCGTGATCAGCGTCGATCCTGCCGCAATCAGTCGATCGGATGCTCCAGAACCGCCACGCCCAGCCGATTCCGAAGAAGACGACGACACGGACTGA
- a CDS encoding VWA domain-containing protein, translating to MNLPFDLTFARPGWLWLLVLVPLVLLVGYLMGRKQGVRPASIWLRAAALTLLVLALAEPLWSSGAAAPATVIVVDRSASLSAGTSSSVVDWLNSALSSAGSDDRAAIVTFGGNALVDQPAGDADSMVFDAQTDEAIESDATNIGGALAVARTLPVGDTRRIVLISDGAENSGSALEQAVQAASEDTEIDVLTVDGIGSSDLRIDSVSAPEKVWHGESMTVQANVVSSEEGSGTIRLFVGEDDVAEQAVDFRIGLNTYTFTLADLDPGFHQMRIELDPGSTADAFLENNAQPFGVVVRDAPHLLFVSQEGADNSFLIHQLEDQGVHVSQVLPVGIPERLSELAVYDAIVLDNVPASDFTIGQIAALEQSTKTLGRGLIVIGGTSAFGPGGYANTPLEDLLPVDVKVTEGKERQRVALLLIIDKSGSMALDPSESISKIEMAKEAVKLAAGALLDGDEIAVLAFNDQQQWIMRLTRIDGQDDRDRIYASVNELESDGGTEIYPALDIGFDEISKSEADVRHIVLLSDGKSSTGTRESYTKLVQEMQQSGTTLSTIAIGDDADTDLLQYLAEAGDGHYYPAVLPEDIPQMTLQEAQSAGSQSVVRGSFQPIQTMASPIMDGFAPEDLPVLAGYDYTEIKSGAQLVLSSNRDDPVLAKWQYGLGRVVAWTADDGVDFANTWQSWDGYGDFWENVVQWALPDPERGAVEVTSERSGSDALITLSSTGDGGDYVDLSNATVTITGPGGEPSAPLKPYQSAPGEWQLRVQNPEAGAYQISVDTGEGSTGNASLSTFSIPPSAELKPDSGAADLMKQLASRTGGRVLSLDDPGALFDAPPMDGSGIASYRAVWWFPLSLGLLLVLLELGYRYNALDRLRRPLRS from the coding sequence ATGAATCTCCCCTTCGATCTGACGTTTGCGCGGCCCGGCTGGCTATGGCTTCTCGTGCTCGTGCCGTTGGTGCTGCTGGTCGGCTACCTGATGGGCCGCAAGCAAGGCGTGCGCCCGGCGAGTATTTGGCTCCGCGCCGCCGCTCTGACCTTGCTCGTGCTGGCGCTGGCGGAGCCGCTCTGGTCCTCTGGCGCTGCGGCGCCAGCCACTGTGATCGTCGTCGACCGATCGGCCAGTCTTTCGGCTGGAACCTCCTCCAGCGTGGTCGATTGGCTCAATAGCGCATTGAGCAGCGCTGGGTCAGATGACCGCGCGGCGATCGTTACGTTTGGCGGCAACGCTCTGGTCGATCAACCGGCCGGCGATGCCGATTCGATGGTGTTCGATGCGCAAACAGACGAAGCGATCGAGAGCGATGCCACCAACATTGGCGGGGCGCTGGCGGTCGCGCGCACGCTGCCAGTGGGTGACACACGGCGCATCGTGCTCATTTCCGACGGCGCGGAGAACTCCGGTTCTGCCCTGGAACAGGCGGTGCAAGCAGCGTCTGAAGATACGGAAATCGATGTGCTCACCGTCGACGGCATTGGCAGTAGCGACCTGCGAATCGATAGCGTTTCCGCGCCAGAGAAGGTCTGGCACGGCGAATCGATGACAGTGCAAGCGAATGTGGTGTCGTCCGAGGAAGGGAGCGGCACGATTCGCCTCTTCGTCGGAGAGGACGATGTGGCGGAGCAAGCGGTCGATTTCCGCATTGGGCTCAATACCTACACCTTTACCCTCGCGGACCTCGATCCTGGTTTCCACCAGATGCGCATCGAGCTCGATCCCGGCTCCACGGCAGACGCGTTCCTGGAAAACAACGCGCAGCCGTTCGGTGTGGTCGTGCGCGATGCTCCGCACCTGCTCTTTGTCTCGCAGGAAGGAGCCGACAACTCCTTCCTCATTCACCAGCTGGAAGACCAGGGGGTGCACGTCTCTCAGGTGCTGCCTGTTGGCATTCCTGAGCGGCTTTCGGAACTCGCAGTCTATGACGCGATCGTGCTCGACAATGTGCCGGCAAGCGACTTCACCATTGGCCAGATCGCTGCTCTGGAACAGAGCACGAAAACGCTGGGGCGCGGCCTGATCGTGATTGGTGGCACCAGCGCCTTCGGCCCGGGCGGCTACGCAAACACTCCGCTGGAAGACCTGCTTCCCGTCGATGTGAAAGTGACCGAAGGGAAAGAGCGGCAGCGTGTCGCCTTGCTGTTGATCATCGACAAGTCGGGATCGATGGCGCTCGACCCGTCGGAGTCGATTTCCAAGATCGAGATGGCCAAGGAAGCGGTGAAGCTGGCCGCGGGAGCGTTGCTCGATGGCGACGAGATCGCGGTATTGGCGTTCAACGACCAACAGCAATGGATCATGCGGCTGACCCGCATCGATGGACAAGACGACCGCGACCGGATCTACGCGTCGGTCAACGAACTCGAGTCCGACGGTGGCACGGAGATCTATCCAGCCCTCGACATCGGGTTCGACGAAATCTCGAAGTCGGAAGCCGATGTGCGTCACATCGTCCTCCTCTCCGACGGCAAGTCGTCCACCGGCACGCGCGAGAGCTACACCAAGCTGGTGCAGGAGATGCAGCAGTCGGGCACAACCCTTTCCACCATCGCGATTGGGGACGATGCCGACACCGACCTGTTGCAGTACCTGGCCGAAGCCGGCGACGGACACTACTACCCCGCGGTGTTGCCAGAAGACATTCCGCAAATGACCTTGCAGGAAGCGCAGAGCGCAGGCAGCCAGTCGGTGGTGCGTGGGTCCTTCCAACCCATTCAAACCATGGCCAGTCCGATCATGGACGGTTTCGCGCCAGAGGATCTGCCGGTCCTTGCCGGATACGACTATACCGAGATCAAGTCGGGCGCGCAGCTCGTGCTTTCGAGCAATCGCGACGATCCGGTGCTGGCGAAATGGCAATACGGACTGGGGCGCGTGGTGGCCTGGACCGCCGATGACGGGGTCGATTTCGCCAATACCTGGCAGAGCTGGGATGGCTATGGCGACTTTTGGGAGAACGTGGTCCAGTGGGCGCTGCCCGACCCGGAACGGGGGGCTGTGGAAGTGACTTCTGAGCGGAGCGGATCGGACGCGCTCATCACCCTTTCGTCGACGGGCGATGGCGGGGATTATGTCGATCTATCAAACGCTACGGTCACGATCACAGGTCCCGGCGGTGAGCCATCGGCGCCATTGAAACCCTATCAGTCGGCGCCGGGCGAATGGCAGTTGCGGGTCCAGAATCCGGAGGCCGGGGCGTATCAGATCTCTGTGGATACCGGAGAAGGATCAACGGGCAATGCGTCGCTTTCGACGTTTTCGATCCCGCCGTCAGCGGAGCTCAAACCCGATTCCGGCGCGGCGGACTTGATGAAGCAACTGGCCAGTCGAACCGGTGGCCGGGTCCTTTCCCTGGACGATCCCGGCGCGCTCTTCGATGCGCCGCCCATGGACGGTAGCGGCATTGCCAGCTACCGCGCGGTCTGGTGGTTCCCGTTGAGCCTCGGGCTCCTCCTGGTGTTGCTGGAGCTGGGCTATCGCTACAACGCGCTGGACCGCTTGCGGAGGCCGCTGCGGTCCTGA